One genomic region from Pecten maximus chromosome 5, xPecMax1.1, whole genome shotgun sequence encodes:
- the LOC117328434 gene encoding protein transport protein SEC31-like, which yields MSHQRPSLVNNQRSSVMNDCRPILMNYQRPSVMNDCRPSLINDQRPSWMNAQRPGLMNNDRLSVMNYQRPNLMNNQRPSVMNYQRPSVMNDWRPSLINDQKPRLMNNQRPNVMNNWRPSLINDQKPRLMNN from the coding sequence ATGAGTCATCAGAGACCAAGTCTGGTGAACAATCAGAGGTCCAGTGTGATGAACGATTGTAGACCAATTCTGATGAACTATCAGAGGCCCAGTGTGATGAACGATTGTAGACCAAGTCTGATTAATGATCAAAGACCCAGTTGGATGAATGCTCAGAGACCAGGACTGATGAACAATGATAGGCTCAGTGTGATGAACTATCAGAGACCAAATCTGATGAACAATCAGAGACCCAGTGTGATGAACTATCAGAGGCCCAGTGTGATGAACGATTGGAGACCAAGTCTGATTAATGATCAGAAACCAAGACTGATGAACAATCAGAGACCCAATGTGATGAACAATTGGAGACCAAGTCTGATTAATGATCAGAAACCAAGACTGATGAACAATTAG